In Hoeflea ulvae, one genomic interval encodes:
- a CDS encoding MarR family transcriptional regulator, with protein MEQSPREGAVHVRKKKNKVKKTDKSDQAEALSMITQVARNARTALSRHLLDLGLYAGQDSVMLALDAEDGQTPGSIAALLGVKAPTITKTIGRLAAQGFVRRQSSPDDGRMMLVFLTDAGRDQIRSVRKSQRRAEKAAFAGLKKKEVAELLDLLSRVDASIAATLGLAGAPSADNAAEIRARRVVGEGGNGEDDLPSQTD; from the coding sequence ATGGAACAAAGTCCGCGAGAAGGAGCTGTCCATGTCCGGAAAAAGAAGAACAAGGTCAAAAAGACCGACAAGTCCGATCAGGCCGAAGCGCTGTCGATGATCACCCAGGTTGCCCGGAACGCCCGGACCGCGCTGTCGCGTCATCTGCTGGATCTCGGTCTTTATGCCGGCCAGGATTCAGTGATGCTGGCGCTGGACGCCGAGGACGGACAGACGCCGGGATCCATCGCGGCCTTGCTGGGCGTGAAGGCGCCGACCATCACCAAGACCATCGGACGGCTGGCTGCTCAAGGCTTTGTGCGGCGGCAGAGCTCGCCGGATGACGGCCGGATGATGCTTGTGTTCCTGACGGATGCGGGCCGCGACCAGATCCGGTCGGTGCGAAAGTCGCAGCGCCGGGCGGAAAAGGCGGCCTTTGCCGGATTGAAGAAAAAGGAGGTTGCCGAACTTCTCGATCTTCTGTCCCGGGTGGACGCCAGTATTGCCGCAACCCTGGGACTTGCTGGTGCGCCATCAGCGGATAATGCCGCGGAAATCCGCGCCCGGCGTGTTGTGGGCGAGGGCGGGAACGGCGAAGACGACCTGCCTTCGCAAACTGACTGA
- a CDS encoding CobW family GTP-binding protein, whose protein sequence is MSEAPVSIPVAPIPVTVLTGYLGAGKTTLLNRILSEPHGKRYAVIVNEFGEIGIDNDLIVESDEEIYEMNNGCVCCTVRGDLIRVVEGLMRRPGRFDAIIVETTGLADPVPVAQTFFMDEDVRAKTKLDAVVALVDALHLPARLKDSREAEDQIAFADVVILNKTDLVTPEQLEAIERTVRAINPSARIHRTERAAVPLDAVLDRGAFDLSRALDNDPHFLDHDHPDHACTPDCEHDHDHHHHDHGHDHHGHSHHDHAAPSDIHDATIESISLRAGPLNPKRFFPWIEKITQLDGPNILRLKGIIAFEDDADRYIIQGIHMIVEGDHQRAWKEDEKRESRIVFIGRDLDREKLERTFLACQA, encoded by the coding sequence ATGAGCGAAGCGCCAGTCTCCATCCCCGTGGCCCCCATCCCCGTGACCGTGCTGACGGGTTATCTCGGCGCCGGCAAGACCACCCTGCTCAACCGGATTCTCTCCGAGCCGCACGGCAAGCGCTATGCGGTGATCGTCAATGAATTCGGCGAAATCGGCATCGACAATGACCTGATCGTGGAATCCGACGAGGAAATCTACGAGATGAACAATGGCTGCGTCTGCTGCACCGTGCGCGGCGACCTGATCCGCGTTGTCGAAGGCCTGATGCGCCGCCCCGGCCGGTTCGACGCCATCATCGTCGAGACCACCGGCCTCGCTGATCCCGTTCCCGTCGCTCAGACTTTTTTCATGGACGAGGACGTTCGCGCCAAGACCAAGCTCGATGCCGTCGTCGCCTTGGTCGACGCCCTGCATCTGCCGGCCCGCCTCAAGGACAGCCGCGAAGCCGAAGACCAGATCGCCTTCGCCGATGTGGTGATCCTCAACAAGACCGATCTGGTCACGCCGGAACAGCTCGAAGCCATCGAACGCACCGTGCGGGCGATCAATCCGTCAGCCCGTATTCACCGCACCGAACGCGCCGCCGTCCCGCTTGATGCCGTGCTTGACCGTGGCGCCTTTGATTTGAGCCGTGCGCTCGACAACGATCCGCATTTCCTCGATCACGATCACCCCGATCATGCCTGCACCCCGGATTGCGAACATGATCATGACCACCATCACCATGATCACGGGCATGACCACCACGGTCATAGCCATCATGATCATGCCGCCCCGTCCGATATTCACGATGCCACCATCGAGTCGATCTCGCTGCGCGCCGGGCCGCTCAACCCGAAGCGGTTCTTTCCCTGGATCGAAAAGATCACCCAGCTGGACGGTCCCAACATACTCCGGCTCAAGGGCATCATCGCCTTTGAAGATGATGCCGACCGCTACATCATCCAGGGCATCCACATGATCGTCGAGGGCGATCATCAACGCGCCTGGAAAGAGGACGAGAAGCGCGAAAGCCGCATCGTCTTCATCGGCCGGGATCTTGACCGCGAGAAGCTCGAGCGCACCTTCCTGGCCTGCCAGGCCTGA
- a CDS encoding NAD(P)/FAD-dependent oxidoreductase — translation MSDADIVVIGAGLAGLTLARQLANAGRTVVIVEKSKSPGGRLSTRRSAHGAFDHGAQYLTCRTPEFTGLINQLSQTGDMAKWQPGGKDRSGDWWVGQPSMSALGKALARPLDIRFKTRAMRIEKQTGHCLVHAETEGGSPVIFSASRVIAAIPAPQAFVLLGPLDPAFSPLNQVGMAPCWTAMLAFEAPLPGVPDLLRGRDGSILSLIVRNGTKPGRSGETFVLHATPQWSRAQMQAGPDSVRSAMLEAMRIETGLGADLPTPVHFETHRWLHALVEKPLGKPFIGNADDTLFACGDWCIAARAESAHQSGLALAHHIISL, via the coding sequence ATGTCCGACGCCGATATTGTTGTCATAGGCGCCGGCCTGGCCGGATTGACGCTCGCGCGCCAGCTGGCAAATGCCGGCAGGACGGTGGTGATTGTCGAGAAATCGAAATCGCCCGGCGGCAGGCTTTCGACCCGCCGCAGCGCGCATGGCGCATTCGATCACGGCGCGCAATACCTGACCTGTCGAACGCCGGAATTCACCGGCCTGATCAATCAGCTTTCCCAAACAGGCGACATGGCCAAATGGCAACCCGGCGGCAAGGACCGAAGCGGCGACTGGTGGGTCGGGCAACCCTCGATGTCGGCGCTCGGCAAGGCCCTGGCCCGGCCTCTCGATATCCGGTTCAAGACCCGTGCGATGCGGATCGAGAAGCAGACAGGGCACTGTCTGGTTCATGCGGAAACGGAAGGCGGTAGTCCCGTGATCTTTTCGGCATCGCGGGTCATCGCCGCCATCCCCGCGCCGCAGGCCTTCGTTCTGCTTGGGCCCTTGGACCCGGCATTTTCCCCCTTGAACCAGGTCGGCATGGCGCCTTGCTGGACAGCGATGTTGGCGTTCGAGGCGCCTTTGCCGGGGGTGCCGGATCTGCTCAGAGGCCGCGACGGCAGCATTTTGTCGTTGATTGTCCGCAACGGGACAAAACCCGGCCGCAGCGGCGAAACCTTCGTGCTGCATGCAACACCGCAATGGAGCCGGGCCCAGATGCAAGCCGGTCCGGACTCTGTCAGATCTGCGATGCTTGAAGCGATGCGGATCGAAACCGGGCTTGGTGCGGATCTGCCAACACCTGTCCATTTTGAAACCCATCGCTGGCTCCATGCGCTGGTGGAAAAACCGCTCGGAAAACCCTTCATCGGCAATGCCGACGATACGCTGTTTGCCTGCGGCGACTGGTGTATTGCGGCCAGGGCGGAGTCCGCGCATCAGTCCGGGCTGGCGCTCGCACACCACATCATTTCCTTGTGA
- a CDS encoding LacI family DNA-binding transcriptional regulator, translating to MAQKIKLSTIAEALGLSTATVSLALRDSPLVADVTRDRIKEKAIELGYIYNRRAASLRTSRSGIIGVVVHDIMNPFYAEILKSIETELDRSRQTFILSNHYDSVEKQRNFIETLLQLGGDGVIMSPAIGTPASDIRLAEDNGMPAILIARSVPEIDVPTFRGDDAFGTSLATNHLISLGHTRIAMIGGTDHTSTGRDRYAGYADALRKAGLEVDPALRIPGPRTKQSGFEAAVNFLANPLKPTAAVCWNDLVAIGMMNGIARAGLTPGKDISVTGYDDLEEAAIATPALTTVWNGQSEVGRFAARALLDKLNGSSEADGLHLIKPEMRIRQSTSPLNPGAGR from the coding sequence TTGGCTCAGAAGATAAAACTCTCAACCATTGCCGAGGCCCTGGGGCTCTCGACGGCAACGGTCTCGCTGGCGCTGCGTGACAGTCCGCTTGTCGCTGACGTGACCCGGGACCGGATCAAGGAAAAGGCCATCGAGCTCGGCTATATCTACAACCGCCGGGCGGCATCGCTGAGAACATCGCGCTCCGGCATTATCGGTGTCGTGGTGCACGACATCATGAACCCGTTCTATGCGGAAATTCTCAAGTCGATCGAGACCGAGCTCGACCGCAGCCGTCAGACATTCATTCTGTCCAACCATTATGATTCGGTCGAAAAGCAGCGCAATTTCATCGAGACCCTGCTGCAGCTGGGCGGCGATGGCGTGATCATGTCGCCGGCGATCGGAACGCCGGCCTCGGACATCCGGCTGGCGGAGGACAACGGCATGCCCGCGATCCTGATCGCGCGATCGGTGCCGGAAATCGATGTGCCGACCTTTCGCGGCGATGACGCCTTCGGAACCTCGCTTGCGACCAATCACCTGATCAGTCTGGGCCACACCCGCATCGCCATGATCGGCGGCACCGACCACACATCGACCGGGCGGGACCGTTATGCCGGCTATGCCGATGCCCTGCGCAAGGCCGGTCTCGAGGTTGATCCGGCGCTGCGCATTCCCGGGCCGCGAACAAAGCAGAGCGGCTTTGAAGCGGCTGTGAATTTTCTCGCCAATCCGTTAAAACCGACTGCAGCCGTGTGCTGGAACGATCTTGTAGCCATTGGAATGATGAATGGCATCGCGCGTGCAGGCCTTACGCCTGGAAAGGATATTTCTGTGACTGGATATGACGACCTCGAGGAAGCGGCGATTGCAACGCCCGCTTTGACTACGGTGTGGAACGGACAATCTGAAGTCGGCCGCTTTGCCGCCCGGGCGCTGCTCGACAAGCTCAATGGCTCGAGCGAGGCCGATGGCTTGCACCTGATCAAGCCGGAGATGCGCATAAGGCAATCAACTTCACCGCTGAACCCGGGAGCTGGCCGATGA
- a CDS encoding WD40 repeat domain-containing protein: MPTVAPIDLDDHCLAVAFLEDVPVFALASGQVVRLDHGTHRHDLHDGLLATAVTLDGKSLISGGEDGKVMRLDADGTETTLRPAARKWVNAVAAGPQGVVAFADGRTATVLLADGTERTFEQARTIEGLGFAPKGLRLAMARYNGVSLVFVQGSAPAIDFEWKGAHNQVMFSPDGRFLVTAMQENALHGWRLDGKPGTEQRHMRMTGYPAKVKSLSWSNKGKWLASSGASSAIVWPFSGKDGPMGKGPLELGQRADTMVTCVACHPVEDLVAIGFGDGMVLAVRIADSKEALLRRPGKGPVTGLAWNKTGRLLAFGSQAGDCGVVDIAG; the protein is encoded by the coding sequence ATGCCAACTGTTGCCCCGATTGACCTTGATGACCACTGCCTTGCCGTCGCATTTCTAGAAGACGTTCCGGTCTTTGCGCTGGCCTCGGGTCAGGTGGTCCGCCTTGACCACGGAACCCACCGCCATGACCTCCATGACGGCTTGCTTGCCACAGCCGTCACCCTCGATGGCAAGAGCCTGATCAGCGGCGGCGAAGACGGCAAGGTGATGCGGCTTGACGCCGACGGAACCGAAACCACGCTGCGCCCCGCTGCCCGCAAATGGGTCAACGCGGTAGCCGCCGGGCCGCAAGGCGTTGTTGCCTTTGCCGATGGCCGCACGGCCACGGTATTGTTGGCTGACGGAACAGAGCGGACATTCGAGCAGGCCCGCACCATCGAGGGCCTTGGCTTTGCGCCCAAGGGGCTGCGGCTGGCGATGGCACGCTACAACGGCGTGTCTCTGGTCTTTGTGCAAGGCAGTGCGCCGGCGATCGATTTTGAATGGAAGGGCGCCCACAATCAGGTGATGTTCAGCCCCGACGGCCGGTTTCTGGTCACCGCCATGCAGGAAAACGCGCTGCATGGCTGGAGGCTTGACGGCAAGCCCGGCACCGAACAGCGCCACATGCGCATGACCGGCTATCCGGCCAAGGTCAAATCGCTGTCCTGGTCCAACAAGGGCAAATGGCTGGCCTCCTCCGGGGCATCGTCGGCAATTGTCTGGCCGTTTTCGGGCAAGGACGGCCCCATGGGCAAGGGCCCGCTGGAACTCGGCCAGCGCGCCGACACGATGGTGACCTGCGTTGCCTGTCACCCGGTCGAGGATCTCGTCGCCATCGGGTTCGGCGACGGCATGGTGCTCGCCGTCCGCATTGCCGACAGCAAGGAAGCCCTGCTGCGGCGTCCGGGCAAGGGACCGGTCACGGGCTTGGCCTGGAACAAGACTGGTCGCCTGCT
- a CDS encoding creatininase family protein, with translation MKRSSVQTLTKPERKNHLMPEQSVPIAILPLGAHEQHGPHLPFETDALIAEAVAQRLVASAPSPVDPLLLPVEPVGYSIEHMDVPGTQSLTYHEAVERWLGIAARCADRGMDRLMLLNAHGGNAPLLTLVATEARVRFNILVVATSWTRFGVPPGIISPQDKALDIHAGDIETSVMLAIRPDLVGLNALQDFPSRQAEYARRFTHLRAYGPHAFGWKMSDLNKDGAVGKASLATAEKGEAILAHVVEGLSQLLADMAAFDVDELT, from the coding sequence ATGAAGCGTTCTAGTGTCCAAACCCTAACCAAGCCTGAGCGGAAAAACCACCTTATGCCCGAACAATCCGTGCCGATCGCGATACTACCCCTGGGCGCCCATGAGCAGCACGGTCCGCACCTGCCGTTTGAAACAGATGCACTGATTGCCGAAGCCGTCGCGCAACGGCTTGTCGCTTCAGCGCCATCGCCCGTCGATCCGCTGTTGCTCCCCGTCGAGCCGGTCGGCTACTCCATCGAACACATGGATGTGCCTGGCACCCAAAGCCTTACCTATCACGAGGCCGTCGAACGCTGGCTCGGCATCGCCGCCAGATGTGCGGATCGGGGAATGGACCGGTTGATGCTGCTCAACGCCCATGGCGGCAACGCACCGCTTTTGACCCTCGTCGCCACCGAAGCGCGCGTGCGCTTCAACATACTGGTGGTTGCGACCAGCTGGACCCGCTTCGGCGTTCCCCCGGGCATCATCAGCCCGCAGGACAAGGCCCTCGACATCCATGCCGGCGATATCGAAACCTCTGTGATGCTGGCCATTCGACCCGATCTTGTTGGGCTGAACGCGCTGCAGGATTTCCCCTCGCGGCAGGCGGAATACGCCCGGAGATTTACCCATCTGCGCGCCTATGGACCCCACGCCTTCGGCTGGAAAATGTCCGACCTCAACAAGGACGGCGCCGTCGGCAAGGCCAGCCTGGCAACGGCCGAAAAAGGCGAAGCCATCCTCGCCCACGTCGTCGAAGGGCTTAGCCAGTTGCTTGCCGATATGGCCGCATTCGATGTGGACGAACTCACCTAG